A region of Arabidopsis thaliana chromosome 5, partial sequence DNA encodes the following proteins:
- the IAA9 gene encoding indole-3-acetic acid inducible 9 (indole-3-acetic acid inducible 9 (IAA9); CONTAINS InterPro DOMAIN/s: Aux/IAA-ARF-dimerisation (InterPro:IPR011525), AUX/IAA protein (InterPro:IPR003311); BEST Arabidopsis thaliana protein match is: indoleacetic acid-induced protein 8 (TAIR:AT2G22670.4); Has 2120 Blast hits to 2118 proteins in 85 species: Archae - 0; Bacteria - 0; Metazoa - 1; Fungi - 3; Plants - 2115; Viruses - 0; Other Eukaryotes - 1 (source: NCBI BLink).): MSPEEELQSNVSVASSSPTSNCISRNTLGGLKEHNYLGLSDCSSVGSSTLSPLAEDDKATISLKATELTLGLPGSQSPARDTELNLLSPAKLDEKPFFPLLPSKDEICSSSQKNNASGNKRGFSDTMDQFAEAKSSVYTEKNWMFPEAAATQSVTKKDVPQNIPKGQSSTTNNSSSPPAAKAQIVGWPPVRSYRKNTLATTCKNSDEVDGRPGSGALFVKVSMDGAPYLRKVDLRSYTNYGELSSALEKMFTTFTLGQCGSNGAAGKDMLSETKLKDLLNGKDYVLTYEDKDGDWMLVGDVPWEMFIDVCKKLKIMKGCDAIGLAPRAMEKSKMRA, encoded by the exons ATGTCCCCGGAAGAGGAGCTACAGAGCAATGTATCGGTGGCTAGTTCTTCACCTACTAGCAATTGCATCTCCAGGAACACTCTAGGAGGACTTAAAGAGCATAACTACTTGGGTCTCTCTGATTGTTCTTCTGTTGGAAGCTCTACTCTCTCTCCCCTTGCTGAAGATGACAAAGCTACTATCAGCCTCAAGGCTACGGAGCTGACACTTGGTCTTCCTGGATCACAATCTCCTGCGAGAGACACAGAGCTTAACCTTTTGAGCCCAGCAAAGCTAGATGAGAAGCCATTCTTTCCTTTGCTTCCTTCTAAAGATGAGATATGCTCCTCCTCGCAAAAGAACAATGCATCGGGAAACAAAAGAGGCTTTTCTGACACAATGGATCAGTTTGCTGAAGCTAAAAGTTCAGTGTATACTGAGAAAAACTGGATGTTCCCTGAAGCAGCAGCCACCCAGTCtgtaacaaagaaagatgTGCCACAAAACATACCCAAAGGACAGTCTAGCACTACAAACAATAGCTCTAGTCCACCTGCAGCCAA GGCACAAATTGTCGGTTGGCCTCCAGTGAGATCCTACAGGAAGAACACATTGGCCACTACTTGTAAGAACAGTGACGAAGTTGATGGGAGGCCAGGTTCTGGGGCTCTCTTCGTGAAGGTCAGTATGGATGGTGCTCCTTATCTGAGGAAAGTTGACCTGAGGAGCTACACTAACTACGGGGAGCTTTCTTCAGCCTTGGAGAAAATGTTCACCACTTTCACTCTTG GTCAATGTGGATCTAATGGAGCTGCTGGGAAGGATATGCTTAGTGAGACCAAGCTCAAGGATCTTTTGAATGGAAAAGACTATGTGCTCACTTATGAGGATAAGGATGGTGACTGGATGCTTGTTGGAGATGTTCCGTGGGA GATGTTTATTGATGTCTGCAAGAAGCTGAAGATAATGAAAGGGTGTGATGCTATTGGGTTAG CTCCGAGAGCAATGGAGAAATCGAAGATGAGAGCTTAA
- the WAVH2 gene encoding Zinc finger (C3HC4-type RING finger) family protein (Zinc finger (C3HC4-type RING finger) family protein; FUNCTIONS IN: ubiquitin-protein ligase activity, zinc ion binding; INVOLVED IN: biological_process unknown; LOCATED IN: cellular_component unknown; CONTAINS InterPro DOMAIN/s: Zinc finger, RING-type (InterPro:IPR001841), von Willebrand factor, type A (InterPro:IPR002035); BEST Arabidopsis thaliana protein match is: Zinc finger (C3HC4-type RING finger) family protein (TAIR:AT4G37890.2); Has 30201 Blast hits to 17322 proteins in 780 species: Archae - 12; Bacteria - 1396; Metazoa - 17338; Fungi - 3422; Plants - 5037; Viruses - 0; Other Eukaryotes - 2996 (source: NCBI BLink).), whose amino-acid sequence MVFGWRKAFCTSVSSNQDKPQQHSSLHTTDPPIPTPRFRSKFGFLSNPSTPRLRSRGGSGTGCRSSASTSVTIPSLPTSPKLHCRTTSNATPRTSNSSSPKFFSNPSSPKSSSSSSSQGGGGVSLLRATLLLNKSNSSRCAICLQRVNSNQSNSTAAIFTAECSHSFHLSCVNGLEDKRCPFCSAAWNHAPKSNYPAVNNNFGSDPIRRPEIREIKTGKSLRVYNDDEPLAYSPVSLAQINTIHESDENDDVEDDDDFPGFFRDSSITSDMVPSISGNLEVKLLPESAVVETGKKKETHVVIMKLKASPSPSSITDAIKARRPSIDLVTVLDLSNGGANLQTVKHAMRSVISLLREMDRLSIVVFSTGSKRLMPLRRMTAKGRRSARRMVDALGGMETTGGVGMSVNDALKKAVKVVEDRREKNPSTSIFVLSDGQDQPEAVLKAKLNATRIPFVVSTTRFSRPEIPVHSVYIASPGALLHAPLRDAFTERIASLLNVTLHNVKLNLSLVNGSHLTEISSVYSLTGRLENFGSGSVIQVGDLFAEEEREFLVELKVPTSSSGSHQVMSVQSSIVDQMTHQPMTCPKEKRFLIPRPQSVRYVSSSIERLRNLHSMCRAVADSRRLIEREDLSGAYQVLTTARSNASHSDDSLRSLEVELNELSRIKPRNSILNRTEDKPEQLTPTSAWRAAEKLAKVAIMRKHLNRVSDMHGLENARF is encoded by the exons ATGGTGTTTGGTTGGAGAAAAGCGTTTTGCACTTCCGTTTCAAGTAATCAAGATAAACCTCAACAACATTCATCATTACACACTACTGATCCTCCAATTCCCACACCAAGATTCCGatcaaagtttggttttttatcCAACCCTTCAACTCCTCGTCTCCGATCACGCGGCGGAAGCGGCACTGGATGCCGCTCCTCAGCTTCCACATCAGTCACTATCCCATCTCTTCCAACTAGTCCCAAACTCCATTGCAGGACTACGAGCAATGCTACTCCAAGGACTAGTAACAGCTCAAGTCCCAAGTTTTTCTCTAACCCTTCTTCTCctaaatcatcatcttcttcttcctctcaaggCGGCGGCGGCGTCTCTCTCCTCCGTGCCACGCTTCTTCTCAACAAG AGTAATAGTAGTAGATGTGCGATTTGTTTGCAGAGAGTgaattcaaatcaaagcaaCTCGACGGCGGCAATTTTCACGGCGGAGTGTTCACATTCGTTTCACCTTTCTTGCGTCAATGGATTAGAAGACAAGCGTTGTCCGTTTTGCTCTGCCGCATGGAATCACGCGCCAAAGTCGAATTATCCGGCTGTTAATAATAACTTCGGATCCGACCCGATTAGACGACCCGAGATCCGAGAGATCAAAACGGGGAAGTCACTGAGAGTGTACAACGACGATGAGCCGTTAGCTTATTCGCCGGTTTCTCTTGCTCAGATCAACACTATACATGAATCAGACGAAAACGACGACGTTGAAGATGACGATGACTTCCCCGGATTCTTCCGAGATTCTTCGATTACGTCTGATATGGTTCCTTCAATCTCAGGAAATCTGGAGGTTAAGTTGCTGCCGGAATCTGCCGTTGTGGAAACCGGGAAAAAGAAGGAGACACACGTCGTCatcatgaaactaaaagcGTCTCCGTCGCCGTCGTCCATCACCGATGCGATTAAGGCGCGAAGACCATCGATAGATCTGGTAACGGTTCTCGATTTAAGCAACGGCGGTGCTAATTTGCAAACGGTTAAACACGCGATGAGATCGGTGATCTCTCTTCTCCGAGAAATGGATCGTTTATCGATCGTCGTTTTCTCGACGGGGTCAAAACGGTTAATGCCGTTACGACGAATGACGGCGAAAGGAAGACGATCGGCGCGGCGAATGGTCGACGCACTCGGCGGAATGGAAACCACCGGCGGAGTTGGAATGAGCGTTAACGACGCGTTGAAGAAAGCGGTTAAAGTCGTTGAAGATCGGCGGGAGAAGAATCCGTCAACGAGCATCTTTGTTTTATCGGACGGTCAAGATCAACCGGAGGCAGTTTTGAAAGCTAAACTAAACGCAACGCGCATTCCGTTCGTCGTGTCTACCACGCGTTTCTCTCGTCCGGAGATCCCGGTTCATTCCGTTTACATTGCTTCTCCTGGAGCGTTGCTTCACGCGCCGCTACGAGACGCGTTCACCGAAAGAATCGCTTCGTTGCTCAACGTGACTCTCCATAACGTGAAGCTAAATCTCAGTTTGGTCAACGGATCTCATTTGACTGAGATTTCATCGGTTTACTCTTTAACCGGTCGACTCGAGAATTTCGGATCCGGTTCTGTCATCCAAGTCGGAGATTTGTTtgcggaggaggagagagagTTTCTCGTTGAGCTCAAAGTGCCGACTTCGTCGAGTGGTTCCCACCAAGTAATGTCCGTACAGTCGTCGATCGTTGACCAAATGACACATCAGCCAATGACATGTCCTAAAGAAAAACGATTTTTGATCCCACGGCCACAATCCGTCAGATATGTATCTTCAAGCATCGAACGGCTGAGAAATTTACACTCCATGTGCCGCGCTGTAGCGGATTCACGCCGGCTTATCGAGCGTGAGGATTTATCCGGAGCGTATCAGGTTCTAACGACGGCTCGGTCCAATGCGTCTCATTCGGATGATAGTTTAAGGAGTTTGGAGGTTGAGCTAAATGAACTTAGCCGGATTAAACCGAGAAATAGTATATTAAACCGAACTGAAGATAAACCGGAGCAGCTTACCCCTACTTCGGCTTGGAGAGCCGCCGAGAAATTAGCTAAAGTGGCTATTATGAGGAAGCATTTAAATCGAGTCAGCGATATGCACGGCTTGGAAAACGccagattttaa
- the IAA9 gene encoding indole-3-acetic acid inducible 9 (indole-3-acetic acid inducible 9 (IAA9); CONTAINS InterPro DOMAIN/s: Aux/IAA-ARF-dimerisation (InterPro:IPR011525), AUX/IAA protein (InterPro:IPR003311); BEST Arabidopsis thaliana protein match is: indoleacetic acid-induced protein 8 (TAIR:AT2G22670.4); Has 2126 Blast hits to 2124 proteins in 85 species: Archae - 0; Bacteria - 0; Metazoa - 1; Fungi - 3; Plants - 2121; Viruses - 0; Other Eukaryotes - 1 (source: NCBI BLink).), giving the protein MSPEEELQSNVSVASSSPTSNCISRNTLGGLKEHNYLGLSDCSSVGSSTLSPLAEDDKATISLKATELTLGLPGSQSPARDTELNLLSPAKLDEKPFFPLLPSKDEICSSSQKNNASGNKRGFSDTMDQFAEAKSSVYTEKNWMFPEAAATQSVTKKDVPQNIPKGQSSTTNNSSSPPAAKAQIVGWPPVRSYRKNTLATTCKNSDEVDGRPGSGALFVKVSMDGAPYLRKVDLRSYTNYGELSSALEKMFTTFTLGQCGSNGAAGKDMLSETKLKDLLNGKDYVLTYEDKDGDWMLVGDVPWEMFIDVCKKLKIMKGCDAIGLAAAPRAMEKSKMRA; this is encoded by the exons ATGTCCCCGGAAGAGGAGCTACAGAGCAATGTATCGGTGGCTAGTTCTTCACCTACTAGCAATTGCATCTCCAGGAACACTCTAGGAGGACTTAAAGAGCATAACTACTTGGGTCTCTCTGATTGTTCTTCTGTTGGAAGCTCTACTCTCTCTCCCCTTGCTGAAGATGACAAAGCTACTATCAGCCTCAAGGCTACGGAGCTGACACTTGGTCTTCCTGGATCACAATCTCCTGCGAGAGACACAGAGCTTAACCTTTTGAGCCCAGCAAAGCTAGATGAGAAGCCATTCTTTCCTTTGCTTCCTTCTAAAGATGAGATATGCTCCTCCTCGCAAAAGAACAATGCATCGGGAAACAAAAGAGGCTTTTCTGACACAATGGATCAGTTTGCTGAAGCTAAAAGTTCAGTGTATACTGAGAAAAACTGGATGTTCCCTGAAGCAGCAGCCACCCAGTCtgtaacaaagaaagatgTGCCACAAAACATACCCAAAGGACAGTCTAGCACTACAAACAATAGCTCTAGTCCACCTGCAGCCAA GGCACAAATTGTCGGTTGGCCTCCAGTGAGATCCTACAGGAAGAACACATTGGCCACTACTTGTAAGAACAGTGACGAAGTTGATGGGAGGCCAGGTTCTGGGGCTCTCTTCGTGAAGGTCAGTATGGATGGTGCTCCTTATCTGAGGAAAGTTGACCTGAGGAGCTACACTAACTACGGGGAGCTTTCTTCAGCCTTGGAGAAAATGTTCACCACTTTCACTCTTG GTCAATGTGGATCTAATGGAGCTGCTGGGAAGGATATGCTTAGTGAGACCAAGCTCAAGGATCTTTTGAATGGAAAAGACTATGTGCTCACTTATGAGGATAAGGATGGTGACTGGATGCTTGTTGGAGATGTTCCGTGGGA GATGTTTATTGATGTCTGCAAGAAGCTGAAGATAATGAAAGGGTGTGATGCTATTGGGTTAG CTGCAGCTCCGAGAGCAATGGAGAAATCGAAGATGAGAGCTTAA
- a CDS encoding sugar transporter, putative (DUF1195) (Protein of unknown function (DUF1195); CONTAINS InterPro DOMAIN/s: Protein of unknown function DUF1195 (InterPro:IPR010608); BEST Arabidopsis thaliana protein match is: Protein of unknown function (DUF1195) (TAIR:AT4G36660.1); Has 30201 Blast hits to 17322 proteins in 780 species: Archae - 12; Bacteria - 1396; Metazoa - 17338; Fungi - 3422; Plants - 5037; Viruses - 0; Other Eukaryotes - 2996 (source: NCBI BLink).) yields MKDGDSLPISTSSVAATTVTGKKETGYSALFSKGRYKFWALAAILLLAFWSMLTGTVNLRWSAGNINHFTDDLVFPIHEDLDVLEMEEREKVVKHMWDVYNNGRRIRLPRFWQEAFEAAYEELTSDVPDVVEAAISEIARMSIRSIVIDPPPLHSTNVRELTKTLKLADKGRATQISKPSSRRLK; encoded by the exons ATGAAGGATGGAGATTCCTTACCAATAAGCACTTCTTCCGTCGCGGCGACGACGGTGACCGGAAAGAAGGAAACCGGTTATTCCGCTCTCTTCTCGAAAGGCCGGTACAAGTTTTGGGCCTTAGCTGCGATTCTGTTACTCGCTTTCTGGTCAATGCTCACTGGCACGGTCAATCTCCGTTGGTCTGCCGGTAACATTAACCATTTCACCGACGATCTCGTCTTTCCCATCCACGAGGATCTCGATGTTCTT GAAATGGAGGAGAGGGAGAAAGTGGTGAAGCACATGTGGGATGTGTATAACAATGGCCGTCGTATCAGATTACCTAGGTTTTGGCAAGAGGCCTTCGAGGCTGCTTACGAGGAGCTTACCAGTGATGTACCTGATGTGGTTGAGGCTGCCATTTCCGAGATCGCTAGGATGTCTATTCGCTCCATTGTTATAGATCCGCCTCCGCTTCATTCCACG AATGTACGAGAATTGACAAAGACTCTAAAACTTGCGGACAAAGGAAGAGCAACTCAAATATCAAAACCAAGCAGCCGTCGATTGAAATAG
- the bHLH093 gene encoding beta HLH protein 93 (beta HLH protein 93 (bHLH093); FUNCTIONS IN: DNA binding, sequence-specific DNA binding transcription factor activity; INVOLVED IN: regulation of transcription; LOCATED IN: nucleus; EXPRESSED IN: 22 plant structures; EXPRESSED DURING: 13 growth stages; CONTAINS InterPro DOMAIN/s: Helix-loop-helix DNA-binding domain (InterPro:IPR001092), Helix-loop-helix DNA-binding (InterPro:IPR011598); BEST Arabidopsis thaliana protein match is: basic helix-loop-helix (bHLH) DNA-binding superfamily protein (TAIR:AT5G10570.1); Has 30201 Blast hits to 17322 proteins in 780 species: Archae - 12; Bacteria - 1396; Metazoa - 17338; Fungi - 3422; Plants - 5037; Viruses - 0; Other Eukaryotes - 2996 (source: NCBI BLink).) — translation MELSTQMNVFEELLVPTKQETTDNNINNLSFNGGFDHHHHQFFPNGYNIDYLCFNNEEEDENTLLYPSSFMDLISQPPPLLLHQPPPLQPLSPPLSSSATAGATFDYPFLEALQEIIDSSSSSPPLILQNGQEENFNNPMSYPSPLMESDQSKSFSVGYCGGETNKKKSKKLEGQPSKNLMAERRRRKRLNDRLSMLRSIVPKISKMDRTSILGDAIDYMKELLDKINKLQDEEQELGNSNNSHHSKLFGDLKDLNANEPLVRNSPKFEIDRRDEDTRVDICCSPKPGLLLSTVNTLETLGLEIEQCVISCFSDFSLQASCSEGAEQRDFITSEDIKQALFRNAGYGGSCL, via the exons atGGAACTGTCGACTCAAATGAATGTGTTCGAAGAGCTTCTTGTTCCGACAAAGCAAGAAACAACcgacaacaacatcaacaatcTGAGCTTTAATGGCGgatttgatcatcatcatcatcaattctTCCCAAATGGATATAATATTGATTACCTCTGTTtcaacaatgaagaagaagacgaaaataCCCTTTtgtatccttcttctttcatgGATCTAATCTCTCAACCTCCTCCATTGCTTCTTCACCAACCGCCACCGTTACAACCACTGTCGCCGCCGTTATCCTCCTCCGCGACCGCCGGAGCAACATTTGACTACCCTTTTCTTGAGGCTTTGCAAGAGATAATtgactcttcttcctcatcgcCTCCATTGATCCTTCAAAATGGTCAAGAAGAGAACTTTAATAATCCGATGTCGTATCCCTCTCCATTGATGGAGTCTGATCAGAGCAAGAGCTTCAGTGTTGGTTACTGTGGAGGAGAgacgaacaagaagaagagcaaaaagCTTGAAGGCCAACCTTCTAAGAATCTCATGGCGGAGAGACGACGGAGAAAACGACTTAACGATCGTCTTTCTATGCTCCGATCCATCGTCCCAAAAATCAGTAAG atgGACAGGACATCGATATTAGGAGATGCCATAGATTACATGAAAGAGCTTTTagacaaaatcaacaaattacaAGATGAGGAACAAGAACTTGGAAATAGCAACAATTCACATCACTCTAAGCTCTTCGGTGATCTCAAGGATCTTAATGCGAACGAACCTCTGGTCAGAAACTCACCAAAG TTTGAAATAGATCGTAGAGACGAGGATACTCGAGTTGATATATGCTGCTCGCCAAAACCGGGATTGCTACTATCTACTGTGAATACATTAGAGACTCTAGGCTTGGAGATTGAACAATGTGTTATAAGCTGCTTTAGTGATTTCTCTTTGCAGGCTTCTTGTTCTGAG gGAGCTGAGCAGAGAGATTTCATAACATCAGAAGATATAAAACAAGCATTATTCAGAAACGCAGGTTATGGTGGAAGCTGCTTGTAA
- the bHLH093 gene encoding beta HLH protein 93 (beta HLH protein 93 (bHLH093); FUNCTIONS IN: DNA binding, sequence-specific DNA binding transcription factor activity; INVOLVED IN: regulation of transcription; LOCATED IN: nucleus; EXPRESSED IN: 22 plant structures; EXPRESSED DURING: 13 growth stages; CONTAINS InterPro DOMAIN/s: Helix-loop-helix DNA-binding domain (InterPro:IPR001092), Helix-loop-helix DNA-binding (InterPro:IPR011598); BEST Arabidopsis thaliana protein match is: basic helix-loop-helix (bHLH) DNA-binding superfamily protein (TAIR:AT5G10570.1); Has 2660 Blast hits to 2654 proteins in 148 species: Archae - 0; Bacteria - 0; Metazoa - 79; Fungi - 20; Plants - 2556; Viruses - 0; Other Eukaryotes - 5 (source: NCBI BLink).), which translates to MELSTQMNVFEELLVPTKQETTDNNINNLSFNGGFDHHHHQFFPNGYNIDYLCFNNEEEDENTLLYPSSFMDLISQPPPLLLHQPPPLQPLSPPLSSSATAGATFDYPFLEALQEIIDSSSSSPPLILQNGQEENFNNPMSYPSPLMESDQSKSFSVGYCGGETNKKKSKKLEGQPSKNLMAERRRRKRLNDRLSMLRSIVPKISKMDRTSILGDAIDYMKELLDKINKLQDEEQELGNSNNSHHSKLFGDLKDLNANEPLVRNSPKIVETRILELIYAARQNRDCYYLL; encoded by the exons atGGAACTGTCGACTCAAATGAATGTGTTCGAAGAGCTTCTTGTTCCGACAAAGCAAGAAACAACcgacaacaacatcaacaatcTGAGCTTTAATGGCGgatttgatcatcatcatcatcaattctTCCCAAATGGATATAATATTGATTACCTCTGTTtcaacaatgaagaagaagacgaaaataCCCTTTtgtatccttcttctttcatgGATCTAATCTCTCAACCTCCTCCATTGCTTCTTCACCAACCGCCACCGTTACAACCACTGTCGCCGCCGTTATCCTCCTCCGCGACCGCCGGAGCAACATTTGACTACCCTTTTCTTGAGGCTTTGCAAGAGATAATtgactcttcttcctcatcgcCTCCATTGATCCTTCAAAATGGTCAAGAAGAGAACTTTAATAATCCGATGTCGTATCCCTCTCCATTGATGGAGTCTGATCAGAGCAAGAGCTTCAGTGTTGGTTACTGTGGAGGAGAgacgaacaagaagaagagcaaaaagCTTGAAGGCCAACCTTCTAAGAATCTCATGGCGGAGAGACGACGGAGAAAACGACTTAACGATCGTCTTTCTATGCTCCGATCCATCGTCCCAAAAATCAGTAAG atgGACAGGACATCGATATTAGGAGATGCCATAGATTACATGAAAGAGCTTTTagacaaaatcaacaaattacaAGATGAGGAACAAGAACTTGGAAATAGCAACAATTCACATCACTCTAAGCTCTTCGGTGATCTCAAGGATCTTAATGCGAACGAACCTCTGGTCAGAAACTCACCAAAG ATCGTAGAGACGAGGATACTCGAGTTGATATATGCTGCTCGCCAAAACCGGGATTGCTACTATCTACTGTGA
- a CDS encoding hydroxyproline-rich glycoprotein family protein (hydroxyproline-rich glycoprotein family protein; FUNCTIONS IN: molecular_function unknown; INVOLVED IN: biological_process unknown; LOCATED IN: plasma membrane; EXPRESSED IN: 22 plant structures; EXPRESSED DURING: 13 growth stages; Has 30201 Blast hits to 17322 proteins in 780 species: Archae - 12; Bacteria - 1396; Metazoa - 17338; Fungi - 3422; Plants - 5037; Viruses - 0; Other Eukaryotes - 2996 (source: NCBI BLink).) — MENTQDFSPPHMDASRPSLGFPLGTALLLIIIFSLSGIFSCCYHWDKHRSLRRSLANGRPSADIESNPYKPKPPFPEMKKPQNLSVPVLMPGDNTPKFIALPCPCAPPRPEKLTVDVQTPPQSPPVKPARFPVPLY; from the exons atggagaacaCTCAAGATTTCTCGCCACCACACATGGATGCTTCTCGGCCGTCACTAGGATTCCCTCTTGGCACAGCTCTGCTTCTTATCATCATTTTCAGCCTCTCCGGAATATTCTCTTGTTGTTACCATTGGGACAAACATCGTTCTCTCCGCCGCTCTTTGGCCAATGGTCGTCCCTCCGCCGACATCGAGTCTAATCCTTACAAACCCAAACCCCCTTTTCCG GAAATGAAGAAACCGCAGAATCTGAGCGTACCGGTGTTAATGCCAGGAGATAATACACCCAAATTCATAGCATTGCCGTGTCCGTGTGCACCACCTCGACCTGAAAAACTCACCGTAGATGTCCAAACTCCGCCGCAATCACCGCCTGTTAAGCCGGCGCGTTTTCCTGTTCCTTTGTATTAG